The Agromyces mariniharenae sequence GTTCTCGCCGTCGAGCTGCGCGGGCCTCAGGGCGTCGTACTGCGCGATGAGCGCCTTCGTGCGGTCCTCGAACGCCGCGCGGTCGGCCTCGGTCCACCAGTCGGTGAGCCGGCCGTCGCCGTCGTACTTCGAGCCCTGGTCGTCGAACCCGTGCCCGATCTCGTGGCCGATCACGGCGCCGATCGCGCCGTAGTTCGCAGCGGCGTCGCGGCCGGCGTCGAAGAACGGGTACTGCAGGATCGCCGCCGGGAACACGATCTCGTTGAAGCCCGGGTTGTAGTACGCGTTGATCGTCTGCGGCGTCATGAACCACTCGTCGCGGTCGATCGGCTTGCCGATCTTGGCGAGCTCGCGGTTGAACTCGAACTCGGCCGTCGCCCGCACGTTGCCGACGAGGTCGTCGGCGTCGATCTCGAGCGTCGAGTAGTCGCGCCACTTCACGGGGAAGCCGATCTTCGGCGTGAACTTGTCGAGCTTCTCGAGCGCCTTCGCGCGCGTCTCGTCGCCCATCCACTCGAGCCCGGTGATCGACTCGCGGTACGCCTCGACGAGGTTGGCGACGAGGTCGTCCATCGCGTCCTTCGCCGCGGGCGGGAAATGGCGCTCCACGTAGATGCGGCCGACGGCCTCGCCCATGGCGCCCTCGACGAGCGAGACGCCGCGCTTCCAGCGCTCGCGCATCTGCGGGGTGCCGGTCAGCGTGCGACCGTAGAAGTCGAAGTTCGCCTCGACGAAGTCGTTCGACAGGTAGGCGGCCGTCGAGCGGATGACCTGCCAGGCGAGCCAGTCCTTCCACGCCTCCAGGCGCTCCTCGGTGAGCAGGCCGCCGAGCGCCTCGACGAACGACGGCTCGCGCAGCACGAGCTCGGCGAACGCGCCCTCGGGCACGCCCATGGCGTCGCGCCACACCTGCAGGTCGAGCGACGACGCGGCCGCGGCATCCCCCCAGGCGTAGAGGTTGTAGGTCTTCTCGCTGTCGCGGGTGTCGACGTTGTTCCAGTGCGCCTTCGCGAGGTCGGTCTCGAGGTCGAACACGCGCACCGCGCGGTCGGCCGGGTCGGGCAGCTTCGCCAGCGCGAACATGCGCTCGAGGTGGGCGCTGTACGCGGTGCGCACCGCGGCGAAGCGCTCCTCGCGGAAGTAGCTCTCGTCGGGCAGGCCGATGCCGCCCTGCTCGACGAACACGAGGTAGCGCTCGGGGTCGCCCGGGTCGTTGTCGACGTAGAGCTGCACGAGCCCCGCGATGCCCTGGCGCTCGAGCTTGCCCAGCGTCTCGAGGAACGACTCGACCGAGTTGACGAGCGATACCTCGACGAGCTGCGCGGCGATGGGCGTGGCGCCCAGGAGGTCGGCGCGCTGCTCGTTCATGAAGCTGGCGTAGAGGTCGCCGACCTTGCGGGCCTCGGTGCCCGGATCGGCCTGCTGCGCCTCCTCGATGATCTCGCGCACGGCCTTCTCGGCCTCCTCGTGCAGCACGAGGAACGAGCCGTAGCGGGCCTTGTCGGCCGGGATCTCGGTGCGTTCGATCCACTTGCCGTTGACGTGCCGGAAGAGGTCGTCCTGCGGGCGCACCTCGTCGTCGAGTTCGTCCTTCGCGATGCCTGAGGGGAGCTTCGTCATCCCCTGAGCTTATTCGCTCGCCGGTCCCCGCCCGGCGAGCACGTGCGAGCGCCGCCCGCTCATCTCAGCTGCGCGAACCCCTCGGCCTTGCGCGTCGGGCCCACGATGAGGATCGTGTCGTCGGCTCCCAGCACGGTCTCGGCATCGGCGTTGGTCCAGTCGGCGCCGGGCTTCTTGAATGCCGCGATCGTGACCCCGAACTCCTTGCGCAGCCCGGTCTTGCCGAGGGGGATCCCCCAGAGCCGCTCGGGCGGCGCCGACTTCACGATCGCGTATCCGCGCTCGATCTCGATGTAGTCGAGCGCGGCTCCGCGCACGAGGTGCGCGACCTTGCGGCCCATGTCGCTCTCGGGCTGCACCACGTGGTGCACGCCGAGCTGCTCGAGGATGACCGCGTGCTCGGCGCTGTCGGCCTTCGCCCAGATCGACGGCAGGCCCATCGCGAGCAGGGCCGACGACGTGAGGATGGATGCCTCGAGGTTGCCGCCGATCGCCACGACGACCCGGTCGAACTGGTCGATCGACAGCTGACGCAGCACCTCGGGCTTGGTCGGGTCGGCCCGCACCACCTGGGTGAGCTGGCCGTTGAGGCTCTGCACGTTGTCGTCGCGGATGTCGACGCCGAGCACCTCGGTGCCGCCCGCCATGAGCTCGAGCGCGAGCGAGCGGCCGAACCGACCGAGCCCGATGACCGCGACCGAGTCGGCCTCCGCGATGCGACGCGTGTACCCCTGGTCGCCGAACAATGAGCGTCTAGCCAACGACGGGCCTCTCTCTCGGGAACTCGTACAGGATGCGGCGGTCGCGCAGGATGAGCGCGCTGCCGAGGGTGAGCGGTCCGACGCGGCCGAGGAGCATGAGCAGCACGAGCACGACCTTG is a genomic window containing:
- a CDS encoding potassium channel family protein codes for the protein MARRSLFGDQGYTRRIAEADSVAVIGLGRFGRSLALELMAGGTEVLGVDIRDDNVQSLNGQLTQVVRADPTKPEVLRQLSIDQFDRVVVAIGGNLEASILTSSALLAMGLPSIWAKADSAEHAVILEQLGVHHVVQPESDMGRKVAHLVRGAALDYIEIERGYAIVKSAPPERLWGIPLGKTGLRKEFGVTIAAFKKPGADWTNADAETVLGADDTILIVGPTRKAEGFAQLR
- a CDS encoding M13 family metallopeptidase, whose protein sequence is MTKLPSGIAKDELDDEVRPQDDLFRHVNGKWIERTEIPADKARYGSFLVLHEEAEKAVREIIEEAQQADPGTEARKVGDLYASFMNEQRADLLGATPIAAQLVEVSLVNSVESFLETLGKLERQGIAGLVQLYVDNDPGDPERYLVFVEQGGIGLPDESYFREERFAAVRTAYSAHLERMFALAKLPDPADRAVRVFDLETDLAKAHWNNVDTRDSEKTYNLYAWGDAAAASSLDLQVWRDAMGVPEGAFAELVLREPSFVEALGGLLTEERLEAWKDWLAWQVIRSTAAYLSNDFVEANFDFYGRTLTGTPQMRERWKRGVSLVEGAMGEAVGRIYVERHFPPAAKDAMDDLVANLVEAYRESITGLEWMGDETRAKALEKLDKFTPKIGFPVKWRDYSTLEIDADDLVGNVRATAEFEFNRELAKIGKPIDRDEWFMTPQTINAYYNPGFNEIVFPAAILQYPFFDAGRDAAANYGAIGAVIGHEIGHGFDDQGSKYDGDGRLTDWWTEADRAAFEDRTKALIAQYDALRPAQLDGENGDDHHVNGALTIGENIGDLGGLAIAWKAYVLSLDGKKSPAVDGLSGAERFFLSWAQAWQMKGRDEEVIRLLAIDPHSPNEFRCNQIVRNIDEFYTGFGVTDDDALWLDPAERVTIW